A genomic segment from Streptomyces antibioticus encodes:
- a CDS encoding AbfB domain-containing protein: MPRETSRPPREEPWENGWAPDTSRAPGTRRLWLAGALAVATVAACVTAIALNDEPAGEATDARGGKALSDDETGGLISFATPSADASPSDGDGKGPKPSETASPSAGGHSASPRPQGSPSARASASAPSPAGKPSASVPASADRSVSSVNYPDRYWHIGDGLVRLDPVRGSESRQDSTFTVVKGLADSACYSFATADGTYLRHRDFVLRSERSDGSSLFRQDATFCARSSPYSGAVMLESVNYPGRYLRHQNFRIRLDPYQDSDLFRMDASFFLVAGLD, from the coding sequence CCAAGAGAGACGTCCCGGCCTCCCCGGGAAGAGCCCTGGGAGAACGGCTGGGCCCCGGACACCTCCCGGGCCCCCGGAACCCGTCGGCTCTGGCTCGCCGGCGCCCTCGCCGTGGCCACGGTCGCGGCGTGCGTGACCGCGATCGCCCTGAACGACGAACCGGCCGGCGAGGCGACCGACGCCCGTGGGGGCAAGGCGCTCTCGGACGACGAGACGGGCGGGCTGATCTCCTTCGCCACGCCCTCCGCCGACGCGAGCCCCTCCGACGGCGACGGGAAGGGCCCGAAGCCCTCAGAAACCGCTTCCCCGTCCGCCGGGGGCCATAGCGCCTCACCGCGGCCGCAGGGCAGCCCCTCCGCCCGCGCCTCGGCCTCGGCCCCGTCCCCGGCCGGGAAGCCGTCGGCCTCCGTGCCCGCGAGCGCGGACCGCTCGGTCAGTTCGGTCAACTACCCCGACCGGTACTGGCACATCGGCGACGGCCTGGTGCGGCTCGACCCGGTGCGGGGCTCGGAGTCCCGTCAGGACTCCACCTTCACCGTGGTCAAGGGGCTGGCGGACAGCGCCTGTTACTCCTTCGCGACGGCCGACGGGACCTATCTGCGCCACCGCGACTTCGTGCTGCGCTCCGAACGCAGCGACGGCTCCTCGCTGTTCCGGCAGGACGCCACCTTCTGCGCCCGCTCCTCCCCCTACTCCGGCGCGGTCATGCTGGAGTCGGTGAACTACCCGGGCCGCTATCTGCGCCACCAGAACTTCCGGATCCGGCTGGACCCGTACCAGGACAGCGATCTCTTCCGGATGGACGCGTCGTTCTTCCTGGTGGCCGGGCTGGACTGA